A stretch of Camelina sativa cultivar DH55 chromosome 18, Cs, whole genome shotgun sequence DNA encodes these proteins:
- the LOC104761621 gene encoding putative pectate lyase 21, producing MSIVLTIFLFFLNVSYAFAFAVPKPPIVRQLSTSVPSNSTESSCSSANGNVIDECWRCDEKWKDNRRNLADCAVGFGRDAIGGRAGEYYTVTDSGDDNPLNPSPGTLRYGATQDQPLWIIFDRDMVIKLKQDLQVASYKTIDGRGNNVQIGYGPCLTLYKVSNIIINNLYIHDCVPTKRSLGGYSDGDGISIFESRDIWIDHCTLERCYDGLIDAVNGSTDITISNNYMLNHNEVMLLGHSDEFSGDQDMRVTIAFNYFGEGLVQRMPRCRHGYFHIVNNIYREWKMYAIGGSANPTIFSQGNVFIASDNQFTKEITKRESVNGDDEWMEWNWKSEGDEMVNGAFFTPSGNEDSPSYAKMSSMVARPASLLKAIHPSVGVLSCVTDQPC from the exons ATGTCAATTGTATTaacaattttcttgtttttcttaaacGTTTCTtatgcgtttgcgtttgcggtTCCTAAACCGCCAATCGTAAGGCAACTATCAACATCAGTGCCGTCAAATTCAACAGAGTCTTCTTGCTCATCAGCAAATGGAAACGTAATCGACGAGTGCTGGAGATGCGACGAGAAGTGGAAGGACAACCGCAGAAACCTCGCGGATTGCGCGGTTGGATTCGGACGCGATGCGATAGGCGGTAGAGCTGGCGAGTACTACACGGTAACTGATTCAGGAGACGACAATCCTCTAAACCCATCTCCAGGTACGCTACGGTACGGTGCAACACAAGATCAACCTCTATGGATTATTTTTGATCGAGACATGGTAATTAAACTAAAACAAGATCTCCAAGTAGCATCGTATAAAACCATTGACGGTAGAGGAAACAACGTGCAAATAGGTTACGGGCCGTGTTTAACTTTATATAAAGttagtaatataattataaacaatCTTTATATACACGATTGTGTACCTACTAAACGGTCGTTGGGAGGATACTCGGATGGAGATGGGATCTCGATATTCGAGTCTCGGGATATTTGGATTGATCATTGTACGTTAGAGAGATGTTACGATGGGCTTATTGATGCGGTGAATGGATCCACGGATATAACGATTTCGAATAATTACATGTTGAATCATAATGAAGTCATGCTTTTGGGTCATAGTGATGAGTTTTCCGGTGATCAGGATATGCGAGTTACGATCGCCTTTAACTATTTTGGTGAAGGACTTGTTCAGAGAATGCCGAG GTGTAGGCATGGATATTTTCACATAGTGAATAACATTTATAGGGAGTGGAAGATGTATGCTATTGGTGGAAGTGCTAATCCAACCATCTTTAGCCAGGGAAATGTTTTCATAGCTTCAGATAATCAGTTCACCAAGGAG ATTACAAAGCGAGAGAGTGTAAATGGAGACGATGAATGGATGGAATGGAATTGGAAATCAGAAGGAGATGAAATGGTTAACGGCGCTTTCTTTACACCGTCGGGGAATGAGGATTCTCCTAGCTATGCGAAAATGTCGAGTATGGTAGCTCGACCAGCTTCACTTCTCAAGGCCATACATCCATCAGTAGGTGTTCTTAGTTGCGTAACTGACCAACCTTGTTAA
- the LOC104761620 gene encoding protein TIC 20-v, chloroplastic gives MAISQLFAPLPSLTGTLTLTGRRSLLPLNPNTQFPKSRLSRDRAATLVLQSKGDDSVDASDRIISAVCYFYPFFDGIQYGKFIITQYQPFQILIQPLFPAIRAFKSFPFNGFLVFITLYFVVVRNPNFSRYVRFNTMQAIVLDVLLIFPDLLERSFNPKDGFGLDVVMSLDSTVFLFLLVSLIYGFSACLFGLTPRLPLVAEAADRQVL, from the coding sequence atggCAATATCTCAGCTTTTTGCTCCATTGCCATCTCTCACCGGAACTCTAACCCTAACCGGTCGTCGTTCTTTACTCCCTCTAAACCCTAATACCCAATTCCCAAAATCTAGACTTTCCAGGGACAGAGCCGCCACACTCGTACTCCAATCCAAGGGTGATGATTCCGTCGACGCATCAGATCGGATAATCTCAGCCGTCTGTTACTTCTACCCATTCTTCGATGGGATTCAATACGGTAAATTCATCATCACACAGTACCAACCTTTCCAGATTCTCATTCAACCTTTGTTTCCTGCCATCAGGGCTTTCAAGAGCTTCCCTTTCAATGGGTTTCTTGTCTTCATCACTCTCTACTTCGTCGTCGTGAGGAACCCTAACTTCAGCAGGTACGTTAGGTTCAACACGATGCAGGCGATTGTGCTTGATGTGCTGTTGATTTTCCCGGATTTGCTTGAGAGGAGCTTCAATCCTAAAGATGGGTTTGGTTTAGATGTGGTGATGAGTTTGGACAGCactgtcttcctcttcttgcttGTCTCTTTGATCTATGGATTCTCTGCTTGCTTGTTTGGTCTCACCCCCAGGTTGCCCCTTGTTGCTGAGGCTGCTGATAGACAAGTCCTTTGA
- the LOC104761622 gene encoding inactive beta-amylase 4, chloroplastic-like isoform X2: protein MLLFVFIQICTCLVGKEASVFHSGSERFVLLELKIGDVNKDIYYRDKNGFSNNDYLTLGVDQLPLFGGRTAVQCYEDFMLSFSTKFEAYIGNVIEEISVGLGPSGELRYPAHPSGDGRWKFPGIGEFQCHDKYMMEDLMAVASQEGKPQWGGRDPPDTGCYNSFPSGVPFFEEGNDSFLSDYGRFFLEWYSGKLICHADAILAKAADVLRRRQEEEKSSVMLVAKIGGIYWWYKTSSHPAELTAGYYNTALRDGYDPVASVLSRHGAALHIPCLDMADSETPEKYLCSPEGLRRQIYDVSKKWTLHVTGRNTSERFDKMGLRQIRENCVQPNGDTLRSFTFCRMNEKIFRVENWNNFVPFIRQMSADM, encoded by the exons ATGTTGCTCTTTGTTTTCATTCAAATATGCACTTGTTTGGTGGGAAAGGAGGCATCAGTCTTCCACTCTGGATCCGAGAGGTTTGTATTGTTAGAATTAAAG ATTGGAGACGTCAATAAGGATATATACTATCGAGATAAAAATGGATTTTCCAACAATGACTATCTCACACTTGGAGTCGATCAACTTCCTTTGTTCGGTGGCCGTACTGCTGTCCAATGCTATGAGGACTTCATGCTCAGTTTTTCTACAAAATTTGAAGCGTATATTGGGAATGTGATTGAAGAAATAAGTGTAGGTCTTGGTCCATCGGGAGAGCTTAG ATATCCTGCACATCCTTCTGGAGATGGGAGGTGGAAATTCCCTGGAATTGGTGAATTCCAGTGTCATGACAAGTACAT GATGGAAGATTTGATGGCAGTGGCATCCCAAGAAGGCAAACCTCAATGGGGAGGCAGAGATCCTCCAGATACTGGCTGCTATAACAGCTTTCCCTCTGGTGTTCCCTTTTTTGAGGAGGGCAATGATAGCTTTCTCTCTGACTATGGTCGTTTCTTTCTA GAATGGTACAGTGGGAAGTTAATTTGTCATGCTGATGCTATTCTTGCAAAGGCAGCCGATGTTTTGCGGAGACGtcaggaagaagagaaaagctcTGTAATGCTGGTTGCAAAAATTGGTGGAATCTATTGGTGGTACAAGACATCTTCACATCCTGCTGAACTAACTGCAGGTTATTACAATACTGCCCTCAGGGATGGTTATGACCCTGTAGCTTCTGTCTTGTCTCGCCATGGTGCTGCTCTGCATATCCC CTGTTTAGATATGGCAGACAGTGAAACACCTGAGAAATATCTTTGCAGCCCTGAAGGATTGCGTAGACAG ATATACGATGTTTCGAAGAAGTGGACACTACATGTGACTGGCAGAAACACAAGCGAAAGATTTGATAAG ATGGGACTAAGGCAAATACGAGAGAACTGTGTGCAACCGAATGGGGACACTCTAAGATCCTTTACATTTTGCAGAATGAATGAGAAGATCTTTAGGGTCGAGAACTGGAACAACTTTGTCCCTTTCATTAGACAGATGAGTGCAGATATGTAA
- the LOC104761623 gene encoding protein TIC 20-v, chloroplastic-like, producing MAISQLFAPLPSLTGTLTLTGRRSLLPLNPNTQFPKSRLSRDRAATLVLQSKGDDSVDASDRIISAVCYFYPFFDGIQYGKFIITQYQPFQILIQPLFPAIRAFKSFPFNGFLVFITLYFVVVRNPNFSRYVRFNTMQAIVLDVLLIFPDLLERSFNPKDGLGLDVVMSLDSTVFLFLLVSLIYGFSACLFGLTPRLPLVAEAADRQVL from the coding sequence atggCAATATCTCAGCTTTTTGCTCCATTGCCATCTCTCACCGGAACTCTAACCCTAACCGGTCGTCGTTCTTTACTCCCTCTAAACCCTAATACCCAATTCCCAAAATCTAGACTTTCCAGGGACAGAGCCGCCACACTCGTACTCCAATCCAAGGGTGATGATTCCGTCGACGCATCAGATCGGATAATCTCAGCCGTCTGTTACTTCTACCCATTCTTCGATGGGATTCAATACGGTAAATTCATTATCACACAGTACCAACCTTTCCAGATTCTCATTCAACCTTTGTTTCCTGCCATCAGGGCTTTCAAGAGCTTCCCTTTCAATGGGTTTCTTGTCTTCATCACTCTCTACTTCGTCGTCGTGAGGAACCCTAACTTCAGCAGGTACGTTAGGTTCAACACGATGCAGGCGATTGTGCTTGATGTGCTGTTGATTTTCCCGGATTTGCTTGAGAGGAGCTTCAATCCTAAAGATGGGCTTGGTTTAGATGTGGTGATGAGTTTGGACAGCactgtcttcctcttcttgcttGTCTCTTTGATCTATGGATTCTCTGCTTGCTTGTTTGGTCTCACCCCCAGGTTGCCCCTTGTTGCTGAGGCTGCTGATAGGCAAGTCCTTTGA
- the LOC104761622 gene encoding inactive beta-amylase 4, chloroplastic-like isoform X1 yields the protein MKFSICFCFRLKALTVSLKALKLAGVHGIAVEVWWGIVERFCPLEFKWSLYEELFRLISEAGLKLHVALCFHSNMHLFGGKGGISLPLWIREIGDVNKDIYYRDKNGFSNNDYLTLGVDQLPLFGGRTAVQCYEDFMLSFSTKFEAYIGNVIEEISVGLGPSGELRYPAHPSGDGRWKFPGIGEFQCHDKYMMEDLMAVASQEGKPQWGGRDPPDTGCYNSFPSGVPFFEEGNDSFLSDYGRFFLEWYSGKLICHADAILAKAADVLRRRQEEEKSSVMLVAKIGGIYWWYKTSSHPAELTAGYYNTALRDGYDPVASVLSRHGAALHIPCLDMADSETPEKYLCSPEGLRRQIYDVSKKWTLHVTGRNTSERFDKMGLRQIRENCVQPNGDTLRSFTFCRMNEKIFRVENWNNFVPFIRQMSADM from the exons ATGAAGTTTtctatctgtttttgtttcaggCTCAAGGCTTTAACTGTTTCTCTCAAGGCACTCAAGTTAGCTGGTGTTCATGGAATCGCAGTGGAGGTTTGGTGGGGGATCGTAGAGCGTTTCTGTCCTCTTGAGTTCAAATGGTCACTGTATGAAGAGCTCTTTAGGCTGATTTCTGAGGCAGGGTTGAAGTTACATGTTGCTCTTTGTTTTCATTCAAATATGCACTTGTTTGGTGGGAAAGGAGGCATCAGTCTTCCACTCTGGATCCGAGAG ATTGGAGACGTCAATAAGGATATATACTATCGAGATAAAAATGGATTTTCCAACAATGACTATCTCACACTTGGAGTCGATCAACTTCCTTTGTTCGGTGGCCGTACTGCTGTCCAATGCTATGAGGACTTCATGCTCAGTTTTTCTACAAAATTTGAAGCGTATATTGGGAATGTGATTGAAGAAATAAGTGTAGGTCTTGGTCCATCGGGAGAGCTTAG ATATCCTGCACATCCTTCTGGAGATGGGAGGTGGAAATTCCCTGGAATTGGTGAATTCCAGTGTCATGACAAGTACAT GATGGAAGATTTGATGGCAGTGGCATCCCAAGAAGGCAAACCTCAATGGGGAGGCAGAGATCCTCCAGATACTGGCTGCTATAACAGCTTTCCCTCTGGTGTTCCCTTTTTTGAGGAGGGCAATGATAGCTTTCTCTCTGACTATGGTCGTTTCTTTCTA GAATGGTACAGTGGGAAGTTAATTTGTCATGCTGATGCTATTCTTGCAAAGGCAGCCGATGTTTTGCGGAGACGtcaggaagaagagaaaagctcTGTAATGCTGGTTGCAAAAATTGGTGGAATCTATTGGTGGTACAAGACATCTTCACATCCTGCTGAACTAACTGCAGGTTATTACAATACTGCCCTCAGGGATGGTTATGACCCTGTAGCTTCTGTCTTGTCTCGCCATGGTGCTGCTCTGCATATCCC CTGTTTAGATATGGCAGACAGTGAAACACCTGAGAAATATCTTTGCAGCCCTGAAGGATTGCGTAGACAG ATATACGATGTTTCGAAGAAGTGGACACTACATGTGACTGGCAGAAACACAAGCGAAAGATTTGATAAG ATGGGACTAAGGCAAATACGAGAGAACTGTGTGCAACCGAATGGGGACACTCTAAGATCCTTTACATTTTGCAGAATGAATGAGAAGATCTTTAGGGTCGAGAACTGGAACAACTTTGTCCCTTTCATTAGACAGATGAGTGCAGATATGTAA